The Dendropsophus ebraccatus isolate aDenEbr1 chromosome 3, aDenEbr1.pat, whole genome shotgun sequence genomic interval CCAGCAGGTTGACAGACACTGCCAGGTACCTGTTACACCACCAGTTGGTACATAGGTGCCTTCCCAGTAGGTAGttgccccagtaggtagttatgtgcccctgtatataggagcctctACCAGTATGCAGTTGCTCCTTTATAAGTAGTAAGGTGCCCACCAGTAGGAAGTTCCGCCCCTGTAGGTAAACATGGCCCATCATGAGCAGATAGGTGCCCCTGGTATGTTGTCACCCCCACCCCCGATAGTTAAGTAAAAGAATGCATgacgagtgatgtcatcataagtGTGTGTAACTGGCGGATGAGGAGCAATTGTTTATTCAATACTTCACTCCTAACAAGTTGTGCTCACAATTCCCAGTTACAGACTGTCAGTACGTACACAATAATGCTCATAATATATGGGTCAAAAAGTTTCTAGAATTTGAAACTATTTGATTTTTCTCTAAGCAATGTTTATCAATGACTCACCCAACACTGCAATGCTTTTGTCATCTAATATCTCCTTCATGGCCAGAAACTGGAGGTTGGGAAGATCTTGAAACTGTTCAATGATGAGTTTAGCAGCGGGAGCCATTCCCTCCCCAACTGGCAGCCACAATTTCTCCAGGTGAATGAGGGATCCCAGTGATACAGCTAGAAGCAAAGGATCTTTATTagggtttacacagacagatttatctgacagatctttgaggccaaagccaggaatagactataaacagagaacaggtcataaaggaaagacagagatttctcctcttttcaaatccattcctggctttggcttcaaaaatctgccagataaatctctctgtgtaaagtcaCACTTAGCTTCAGGTAAGAAATAAATGCATAAATTCTAATGTGAGTATTTGTCACATTTTATTGCAATAAGATGGGGAACTTCTGGCCctgttccagctgttgcaaaaggtTAAGCTGCAACCCAGAAATGAAAATGTATTTATCAAAGCACGACCCTTTACAACTGCTGCAAAGTACCCAAACTACTACAACCATCAAAAACCATTGTGAACTATACCAAACATCTCAGCCGTCTCTGTTCCAACAATTATCTGTCTGTCCAAATTTAGGATTTTCAGAGATGTAAAATTCTTCATTGCTGCAGCTGTCGGAGAGAAGGTAAAAGTGATTAATAATTTACAAACTTCTGAAGTAGCCATAGTGATATGTAAAGTACGGTATTTGTTTTAATATAAAGTAATAGACAGTAAATTCATTTAGTAAAGCCATTTTGCTTATGTTATGTTCATTGAATATGCAATTTTGTGTCACTTTTTTATCATTGCATTTCCAGAGCCATAACTTTTATTAACATAGCCAAATAAAGGTCTGTTTCTTGTGAAACGAGTTGTATTTTTAACTGCCTTCTCTTTGGAGAATTAATAGTGCGCATGCGCACTAGAGGGCACAGACGCTGACAGCGCCATTTTGATCTTGGTCTATATGTAATAGACTTTTGAAACGCATAGTGGAACGCAGGAACTTGGATAATCGGACAATATTTTAGGTTTCACTCATGTGCACTACAATACTTTGACGCAGACGGTGCCATGCTGACCGCCATTCTCAGTGCACGCTTCATATCTCTTGGCCATTtaggtatatttttttatttattattatgtaaatATTATGGACTGAATGTATGATGTTGGGTAAAAAAAGGACACCGTAGCAATTCATCTCCACCCCTGACAAAGTCACTGTGTGTGACAACACGCGTTGGGTCTCCACCAGGTTATCAGCTCCCATGGTTGTAGGGTGATTAGATATTTGTTGTGTGTGTACATCTCTGGCATTTTAAATCAGTATCTATATATTCATCTTTTTTGGAGGCAGTTATAGCACTTTATATTACAGCACTTTATTGCATTTGCATTTCGGAGGCAGTTATAGCACTTTATATTACAGCACTTTATAGGTCACGTATTTATTATTGATAATTAATCACCTTTTTTTCTCCTCCATTTTTCTGTTCAAATAATATACTTTATTGACAGTTTTTGTATTGTGCTCCACAATAGAATTAGACTTGATTTGACCATGAGGACAAGATGATTATATGATGCCCTGGTGTAGTAGGAGGATTACCATACCCTCTCACTTTTGGTTTCTTTATATACCTATgcggttttttaattgtttttaatcatgtttgatatggtgttttcttttttgttgttcttCTTTGAATCATGTTATAATAAAATTTGATTGTATTTGATCTGGAGGTGTGCGCTCTGATAGTGTCTGGCTTTCTACTTTGGTTTAGGCAATTAATTGACTTTCATAAAAAAATCGGCCAGGGTCTCACTACTGTGACCAGGAGAACAAGCCAGTAAGTACCCCGTAGTGCATTTCACTGACCAGCTCACAGCTGTCTCCATCTAGGCAGCTCTGGTATAAGGATCCTataacaccaaacaattatcgtccgtacttggccgattactgaccgttccggacgataatcgtcatgttaaaggggaacaatgttggctgatccatCAGTCTTATGCAGTAGGAGAATGAGAGCAGCCCTAGagttcctgcacagtgatgtcctccATCTCCATGGAGGATGTCACTGTGTAggagctccagggctgctcctataCTCCTCCTGCACAAGACTATTGGACTTCCAGTAGTTGGAAGGGGGATGAACTTGGAGGATGCTGTTGGTTAAAGAGGTTATACAAGTATAAAAATACATACCTGCTTTTtttaaacagcaccacacctgtactCTGGTTATGTTTGGTATTACAGCTCGGCTCCTTTCACTGCAACAAAactgacctgcaataccacatacaaactggggacaggtgtggcgctgtttttggaagaaagcagctatgtgttTTTTATTCCTGGAAAATTCATTAAATAATTGTATGAATACAAACCTCTTATATATTGGTAGGAATatacacaacatttttattttccttATTATTGATAAATATTACCTAGGACACCCATATCCTCTTCACGAAGAAAGGATCCAAAGAAGCTCAGTTCTTTCAGCTTCTTACATTGAGTGATTGAGCTCATGAGACCATTGAAATCTGCATAATATTTCAGCGATAAGTGCAGAACCTCCAAATCTACAAAATGTTTGATGTATGGGACTGTAAATCAATGTATGAACACATAAGGGTTAGTATTTATACACCAGAAATGATATATCTCATgcatcatgtatatatatatatatatataataaaataattgctGTGCATATATGGAGCATTCCTTACCAATTCACACACTAGAGGGTCCTCACCACAACAGGGTGCTCACAAAGGGGCATACGCACTGAAGCCGTCTGTGTATTTGATGTGGCACATGTTGTGTCTGGCACATATCAGGCGGAATTAGCTATTGTGTGTATCAATAGGTGAAAGGCAAAATGACTACTGAATGAAAATACATTTTTGTTGTCTATTATCATGGAAACAAGCCTTGCATgtttgcaataacggctgttgtttaatcacagcagTCGATcacattaacccctatggaaccacagccatagtgtatacacactgtatacactacatgcagccgcacagaaaactgacatgtctattttgtacgACCAattttcagtgaacagcggccgctCAACATAgattgtgcacacaatgtaaagtacgtctccCAGACGTACTTtaaattgtgtgctatggctaattggagtgcaggcacacccgaattaAGTTGAAGTAATGTTAACCCAACCGATACTCTGTATCGGccgggttgaacatctcagacgcggtcgtgtcacagaacagccactgttttgccatgtgtgaacatggccaaatgcTGTTCAAATCTCTTTACTGACCCCTCCTTATGAtcacagatggcacaggaagttTCAGCTTAGTTTAGGCCTATTGGCAACAATGAATGCATTTTATAATATACAGAGTAGAGTGTAACATTTAAAACCaaaaatcaccaaaaaaaaaaaaaaaaaacaataggttTGTGATGATACATTTATACATATTCTTAATTCCTATGCAACCCCCTTTGCCATGTAAAGTTACTGTAGAGGGGCCGGACCATTGTTCTTGCCAACTATACTTACCAAATTTTAATGACCCCATGCCAAAACTTATGCAGCCAAAAGCAAGTTTTTTAATTTGGTCCAGTCTTTTAAATTCAACTGGTAGGTGGTCAAGTACTTCTGGATTTTGCAGCAGATATATAGTAACTTCCGTTAAGTTAGGAAAGTTATGTATGCCTCGAATAAGATGCTCTAAAATCCAAGGAAGCATGATAAATGCATTAACATTAAAGACAGAACACCTGAATTTATCATCATCTTATTATTACATTATCATATGAgatgtattattactattatcattATGATGATTATAATTACTAGTGGAGATGAGCCTAGGAGCCTttgaccagtgtttctcaactacaACCATCAAGAcctaccaacaggtcatgttttgaggatatcccatacaacgaacacctgcgataatacctgatgcactgagtataattatatcacttgtgaaatactaaggagatcctcaaaacatgacctgttagtggATCTGagaactggagttgagaaacactgtcctATAGTATCATACCAGACCTTGGAGCACTAGCAAAACTGAAGAACTTTTTCTAGATTAAACAAATGGATAGTCAATGCTTGATATTTGGATTGGCAATTTGTACTGTTTCTGTATTtgtattcgttcatctctaattacaacctTATTACGTGAGACTGAATATTATTACATGTAAATgtaatttgtattattattactattttattatattatgtagGATTAGTTTAAAATAAATTTCAGTGGTTTTCCTAAAGTAGTAAAAAGGGTTTTATAAAACAGAGGACTCTTCTTAAACTTTATTGTTCAAATCTGTCTGTTTGGCCAGTCAACAATTAAAGCAATATAAATATGCATATGTAAagcatacagtacattgtgtataATGTTTGTATGGGATGTCATGTGTACAGCCTAATGAATCAAACAAAATTTAAAAGGTTTTGCGGATGAGATTTATTGATGATGAACAGCTGTTTTCCAGAGCTCTGACACATGGTAGGAAGAAGACAGCTCTTTACATTGTGTGGTGGCTAAGATGGGTCACTGCTGCTCTAATgtcattaggctacgttcacacagagcaaaaggggcggattacgcgaggaaatatttccgcctgaaatcaaatgactctgaattccgagcagaatataagcagaatgtaagcagaatccctgcgtattccgctaggaaagtgttcagctcgtaatcagctcttgacaaattcagcgcggaatactcgaggaatccgcgctgaatccgcatgcattcagcgctgaaattcagcgagtatttggcaagtaaactagactataccagaatatatactagaatcctcctccccccctttgttccccatttccgcgctgattgtGCGTGTAATTttcgcttgtattacgcttgtattccacactgaatacgcacgtattccgcactgaaacagaaaatcagagccccattggtttgtataggcttccgctagcggaagaatgaacatgttcattcttctggcggaaagcggattagttcagtacggaaattccaccgtgtgaactgcagagcagaattttcattcaacacaatggaaattagctctgcacctattttaacggctgaaatttcagcgctgattcagcgcagaaattcagctgcttttgctctgtgtgaacgagcccttaaagtgaatgagagctgagctgcagtaacccacaatggccactacacaatgtatggagctgtctgcttcctacTTTGTTTCACTGTGTATGGAGGTGCCAAAGCTCTGGAAACCAGCTGGTTGGCTTGGGTGCCAGATGTTTTCTTAACCTCTCTAAATGCAAACATGGTCCTTCTGTTGGTAATTACCTGGGTAGTTCTCACTGTAGTTGTTGCCAATCTCCAGGCATTCTAGAGAAGACATCTTGAGAATTAAGTCTTGTTCTTCTGCTGTCAAATAGGAGTCACAAATACCTAGTTTCTTGAAAGAACTTGAGTGCTGCTCAATTTCCGGTGCAAGGTGTCTCACAAAATCTCTAGAGCTAGTTAATTCTAGCTCAATTCTGTCCGATAGGGAGAAAAGGACCTTGAAGTTCTCACAATCTACATGAGAGAAATTATCATAATTAACTTCATTGACTTGAATTTTGAAAACTGGCACCTTATACCCGCTAATAGCCTTAAACGGGTGAATTACTGAGTCCATGATTACAATTTGGCTAGGGAAAATGGAGTAGTATTCAGCACAGTGATTTTTTGACTTCTCGTTCTCTTTCTTTATATCATTGAGTGGAAGGTACGCATCTGCATAATCCCTTTCTACTGTCGGCACACCATAACTTTCCAAACCCATCTCCAGCCGTGAATAATCTGGTGGCGTTTGCTGTTTTTGTGCATTAATGTTGAACTTGATGCTGCTCAACAAACTGATACTTTCTGGGTATTTTTCTATAAAACTGAGAATTTGTTCTGCAGAATTATTGTTGATCAGACTGACAGTGAATTCAAATGGTTTCCCTGTAAAAAACTGCATTATAATGGGTGCACAGTCCTCTAGACATCGACTTTCAATGGCTGATTCAATGGCAAATGTTAACAATACATTCGTAAGAGTCACCTCGATGCTCACAGGTTTGTGTTTATGTAGTAACAAGAAAAAACATTCTTCTTCAAGTTTAAGTTCTGGGTGGCGCTGCAAGTGTTCTGTACTGTCTAGATCACAATCCAGAGCTTTAGGATTACCATAAAGACTGAACAAATATGAGAAGATCTTGAGAGTCGCTTTTGTCGAAATCCTGGTTGCATACTTCATAAGATAGAGATAACGTCCAATGAATTTAAGAAAAGTATTTATCTGATGAAGGTAATGGAAACCTTTGTCCTGATCTTCCTGTCTCTCAGACTCCAATAGTTCACTGAGTCTCTTTCCGGCAAGAAACTCCTGAAATGAAGGGTCATAGAACTTATATATTGAATGGGGCCTCTGTGCTGTAAATTTACTCAATAGTCCATATTTGATGGCTTTGTCCCCATCCACACCAGTAGTCCTTAAGTCATTCTCTGTAAAATTAAACTTGGACTCGAAAAGTCCTTTGATGGCAAGTTCTCCACATGAAGACACCAGAGAATTCACAGCTTGAGCCTCTTTGGGGAACTTTGTTAAGCTATAGTTTACACATTCTTTAAACACATGTACGTCACCAGTTGTATTGTCATTAGGATGTTTAATCCAAGAGGAACACTGAGCAAGAATCATTAGAGGAGTATGCAATATGGCTGGAAGATTAGATGTTTGCAGTTCTAGAATAAATGTATCCATCTGTTTACTATCATGTGGAAACAGGCTTTTGGCTAGGTAAATGGAACTATATAAAGGGAATTTCTGGATGCTCATTATGGACCTTGCATATCGCCGCAGCTTCCACCCTTTATCAGTGTTCACTGTGATCGCCAGATTCAGTCTGTTCCAAGGGTTCTTCTGTATTATTTCTTCTATGGCTGGAACGGAGTCCTCATTACCATAGTCATCCAGAAGGAAGAGGACCTTATTTTTTAATGTCTCTATGATCTCTCCTAGACTCTCTTCTGTCAGAGATGTTGAGGATCCAATGAGTTGTTGGCAGATGATGTCGCTGAGAGTTTGCTGACTCTCGGTAAAAGAAAGGGAAATATAAAAGACTAGACTAAATCTACTGAGTATAGGGCAGGACCCTGAGGCCCATAGAATGGCAATCCTTCTAAGAAGAGCGGTTTTCCCGCTGCCAGCTTCTCCTtctatcatggtgatgtcattcaGTTCAGAGAGGATATCTGGTAATACCAGCTGccgcaccagttgatttttaatGTCTTTTAACAGAACAGAGATATCAGCAAAATGTGTGCTCAGGTCTATTGTGAGGGAATCTCCGAAAGGAGACGCACAGCTGAATGTAGGCTCGTTATACCATCCAGTAAGATGTTTTTTCAAAGTATCTACTTTATCCTGGATCTCTGTTTGTCCATTTGTTAACTCttgaaaagaaagaaagataatTAAAGAAAATCCATATAGCATTGTGGGCACAACTATTATATCTATACGTTATTGTTATGTGTTATACATATTGTGAGGTCCCCTGTTAATAGATGGCAGTCCTGTCCCCAAAGGAACTGCAAGGAGGATAAAGCAATGCAGTGGTTTATGGTAGTAACGTTATTGTGTAATCACTGGTATTATCACTGGTTATCACTGGTATTACTAGAGgtcacagaacagcactatattggGGGAACAAAACGTAGTCTAATTCTGCAATAACCTAAACTGTCAGCCCAAAAAGACTTTTCAAACTGCTTACATGGCATCATAGCTATGTAAGCAATGAGATTATCCATACCTTTATTATAGTTGTCTGAGGCTGTAATCACATAAAACATGCTTTATATTACTGCTCTGAAGTGCCATAGAGGTGTGGCCAGGGCACACTTAAGTCACACCTCTAAGACACTTTAGGGTGTTAGTTACAGCATTTTATTCtagcagttttcctttaaaggggtagtccacccaaaaaaattttctttcaaatcaactgctgccatgaagtgacagagatttgtaatttacttctattaaaaaatctcaagccttccagtacttatcagctgctgtatgcccaacaggaagttgtattatttccagtctggagagcaggaggggttttctatggggatttgctcctgctttggacagttcctgacatggacagaggaggcaacagagagcactgggtcagacaggaaagaaaacaccacttcctgctggacatacagcagctaataagtactggaagatttaagattttttaatagaagtgaattacaaatctctggcactttatggcaccagttgatttgaaagaaatttttttggggtggactacccctttaaatctccaaTTATAATATatcataacatatatatatatatatatatatatatatatatatatatatatatgcaaaatggCAGGACCTCTCAGTGCCCTTAGGAGCAAAAGACAGCATATGGGGGCAATAGCAAAATAAATTGTCATTACTTTTAGCGACCTAATTGGCACCATACATGTTTATGGGAAACTTTGTTATTTGTTCTCTTGCTAACTGTATGATAAAACATGTTTAGGTTGTTATGGATAGAGAAAGGAAGTCAGGTAGTCCAGTTTCTGATGTTCCATCATAGATTTGGGGAGGCTTAGATTTTATATTTTCTTACCTGTTATAGGATAAAGTCTTTCTTCGGAAACATTTGTAAAAGATGCTCCCTAAAATAAACATTATACAACATGTATGAGTTTATCACAACATGTAGATGTCTATGTCACAGTGGGTAGATGTGTGTGCGAGCCCCCCAGATAACATCTGGATGCAGTATGGTGTTTACTTCGGAAAAATGCATGGTTTTGTTGGCATCGCAAAACCAATGGAGACAGTTGGGGCAACTACATACAGAGACTATTCTGGTCTATTCCCGCTTTCAGCAGCAATCCCAGAACGGTGCAGATGGGGAATAGCAGTGTGATAAATGACATGGACCATAATGACTGTATTAATACTAACTGCacagcagtggcgtcgctaggcataatCATTCGGGGCCTAAGCCCCAAATGAATtctgcctagccccgaaagttatTTGCTGCCGCCACCCGCCAGCACCGGATTGTCAGCAGCCGCAGCCTCTGACCCACACCTCGGATTGGCTTATCACAGTGAGCGGTACCTGAGGGCGCAGCTTCAGTGACGTCAACCGTGCATTGGAATGGTGCGCCGCGGCGGATGGCCGCTGCGCACACATCCAATGCACGAGtgactggtgacatcactgaagctGCGCCCTCAGGTACCGCTCACTGAGGGAAGCCTCTTCCTGCCTAGCTTCTCTTAATGGGTCCGCTGGGGTGCAGCTTTGGGGCCGGGCTGAGCTTCCGGCATACACAGCCTGTctcaggccggaagctcacagctgcagccctgctgtcccggacttctctcctgctcggcgatgacttCACATGTGCGCGCCGACAAGCAGGAGGgaagtccgggaccgcggggctgcagctgtgagcttccggcctgatacaggctgtgtgtgccggaggCTCAGCCCGGCCCCGAAGGTgcattggggggaagggggggagcctGGCCAGCCTGCCTGCCAACCTTTGCTCCCCCTTGCACCCCCAGCTTTTCCctgccccctactgctcccctgccccccagcctctccctctgcacccaccagttgctccccctgcttctcccctgccccccagcttttcaccctccagcctctccccctgcacacccagcttctcccctgcccccctacctcATCTGCCCCCCAGCTTTTCACCCTccaacttctccccctgccccccagcctctccccctgcacccaccAGTTGCtacccctgcttctcccctgccccccagcttttcaccctccagcctctccccctgcacccccacttctcccctgcccccctacttcccctgcccccagctattcaccccccagcttctcccactgccccccagcctctctcccttcacccccagcctctccccctgccccccagttgCTCCCGTAActacagctgctccccctgtcgccccatctgctcccctgcccccatttCCCCCCCGACACCCCAACTGCTCCCACTGCCCCTGTCACCCAAGCTGTtcctcctgcccccagcttcttcctctgccccacagctgctccccctgctcaccaacttcccctgccaccccagctgctcccccctcccccagtcaccccagctgctccccctgtccctgtcaccccagctgcctcccttccccagtcacccccagctgcccgcctgcagatgatttgtggtcggagaagtcttcaagatggctgcgccagatggagaagaaagcaaaaagtgagcgacagcaatcggagaagacgtcacctgtgaggtattagtaactgcactgtaatcacttctatagtgtgcagagcttgtgtaccattggggtctaaatgggtcagtgtatggtttgcggtagtgtactgacacagccccgcgggtcactacagtacactagcacagacttttaaactaggacccaactacaagagctgcatgcactacaactcccagcatatcctgagggctgcagactgtcagtacgtgctggaagttgtagtgcctgcagctgtagtTGGATCcaatacactggatgctttgtggtatataagaatacgTAGATctgtgggggtagtgtgtgtgtgtgtaagagagagggggtcaggtggggtagtgtgtgtgtgtgagggagggagggggtcaggtagggtagtgtgtgtgtgagagagagagggggtcaggtgggggtagtgtgtgtggggggggtcaggtgggggtagtgtgtgtgtgtgtggggggggcaggtggaATAGTGTGTAacacacttacctacctactcactgaccAAGCAGTGGAATTGCTGCTATATGGGAacctataggtgggaaaagggatGGAAAATGAAGGAAAATtacggagcctaatatgtttgtctggcaggttctgaagagatgaattgcagctggaagaaatcatcatggtggtctgggccagatggaggaaAGGGTAAGAGAACATCTCGgaccaaagaagacgtcacctgaatGAGGTTACTGCATTTTCTATaatgttatctggtaggagttccccgaggtggaaaaagttgggaaacactggcctagaggataggagctggggcagacctcccagaggctgtgtgtacagggggagctgtgaaggagctgcctgggtcTGCTTAGCAGCAGTTATTGTAAGTGGCGACAATAGAACTGGGCTAATAGAacggtcattggggttactagcttctgcactgggctccttcccTAACCGCTTACGACGGCACTCGAGGGCCCGTGCCCTGGATGTTtttggaccctagcaacgcccctgctgcACAGTGATGTAACATACAGATCCATCTCACTGTATCCACAAAGGGTTTGTAAAATACAGAACGAAGGATTTATAAAATACAGAATGATGAAATCACATTTGTGAAATAAACTGGTGGGCTCAGGTAAAATTTCTAGAGAAAGATAAAAACTATGCCTGTGCCTGACAGGTAAATTCATTCAGTTGCATTACCAGGGTTTATGGGCCTTTGGATTGTTGGGGCAATGGGAAGGAGCCACAAAGCCATGggactctttaaagtgtcactgtcgtattttttatatttatttatttatttttttgggttcattaggcaaatatgccattatctgcattcaaaaagtctttcctcagcccccccccctcctctctctcattcactgctgagtcagaggagatagcctagtgatgtagctgtaaattaactctttgttgttttggtgcctcatctccctccacccctccccatagagaacaatgaagacaggggggagagcttcaatgaTAAAATGAAtacaaatgataaaaatgcatttttcggctaataaacccaattacaaagtttcttaaaatcacctgtactattgatttctgaaaaaaataaaataaattaaacgacaggtacactttaagtgatcATAGTGCATTTGATATTTACCGTCACTTCTGTGAAACCACAGTAACTTCTGATGTATCGCTGACGCTCATCACTTGTTTTGTTGCTCTGGAGAAATTTACACCTTTAAATAAATAACTAGAAATGTAAGTCATTTTCTGTATGTAGTCACTAAGGCAAGACATGAGAATATAGAAAACCTACATTAAAGATCTTTTCTATATCAATCAGCCAAAAAACAAGGTAAACTGCATACAAATACCTCAATCTCCTTGAATAATCAATGACAATATTTATATCATtccaataattttatttattcacAAATTATTTCCGAATATTccaataaataacatatatatatatatatatgtatacaccaaaGACAATTAAAAACAACTATGGAGGGGCAGTTCACAATTCACATATACTATGGGGTCAAACTCACATTCATCTACTAACAATGGGGCTCATTTACTGAGATTGTCTGGTTTCCAAGACCCTTACACCCAGGGTTTTAGGTTCCTAAACTGAAAGAATTATTTTTGTGTCCTATTGCCCTACGTAAATCTGGCAGGTTGTTCacatgacaaaactaaaacctgaccTTCCCGCCAAACACTAGAATGCAAAACCTATAAAAAAACCTAT includes:
- the LOC138786552 gene encoding baculoviral IAP repeat-containing protein 1-like, giving the protein MDLINISEFESSHRALLPPSMSHVDMDKAIHRLEKSHRKIREQLPRQPNYSMRSEIKRLRSHWAQDAFSGWSPQEMASAGFFQTGLKNSVQCFCCGLVLCKHSLSCTPMEQHQKFNPSCEFIQGKDVGNTSIYDIRVQPKETSPMKPMESEQIRLQSFTCWPVYAAVMPCSLAEAGFYFTGTRDNVQCFSCGGCLGNWEENDDPWKEHTKWFPECKFLQSNKTSDERQRYIRSYCGFTEVTGASFTNVSEERLYPITELTNGQTEIQDKVDTLKKHLTGWYNEPTFSCASPFGDSLTIDLSTHFADISVLLKDIKNQLVRQLVLPDILSELNDITMIEGEAGSGKTALLRRIAILWASGSCPILSRFSLVFYISLSFTESQQTLSDIICQQLIGSSTSLTEESLGEIIETLKNKVLFLLDDYGNEDSVPAIEEIIQKNPWNRLNLAITVNTDKGWKLRRYARSIMSIQKFPLYSSIYLAKSLFPHDSKQMDTFILELQTSNLPAILHTPLMILAQCSSWIKHPNDNTTGDVHVFKECVNYSLTKFPKEAQAVNSLVSSCGELAIKGLFESKFNFTENDLRTTGVDGDKAIKYGLLSKFTAQRPHSIYKFYDPSFQEFLAGKRLSELLESERQEDQDKGFHYLHQINTFLKFIGRYLYLMKYATRISTKATLKIFSYLFSLYGNPKALDCDLDSTEHLQRHPELKLEEECFFLLLHKHKPVSIEVTLTNVLLTFAIESAIESRCLEDCAPIIMQFFTGKPFEFTVSLINNNSAEQILSFIEKYPESISLLSSIKFNINAQKQQTPPDYSRLEMGLESYGVPTVERDYADAYLPLNDIKKENEKSKNHCAEYYSIFPSQIVIMDSVIHPFKAISGYKVPVFKIQVNEVNYDNFSHVDCENFKVLFSLSDRIELELTSSRDFVRHLAPEIEQHSSSFKKLGICDSYLTAEEQDLILKMSSLECLEIGNNYSENYPEHLIRGIHNFPNLTEVTIYLLQNPEVLDHLPVEFKRLDQIKKLAFGCISFGMGSLKFVPYIKHFVDLEVLHLSLKYYADFNGLMSSITQCKKLKELSFFGSFLREEDMGVLAAAMKNFTSLKILNLDRQIIVGTETAEMFAVSLGSLIHLEKLWLPVGEGMAPAAKLIIEQFQDLPNLQFLAMKEILDDKSIAVLGKVASNGFLKRLCHLELQSNFSITESGWMTFFETAADMPELNILNIMRIGSESIKSLATTVTAFVRFVYRMPGLTTIWMQGWQLDKDDISMFNSMKEKHPQSKSLEILWQIPLHFTPNIEN